From Paenibacillus sp. V4I7, one genomic window encodes:
- a CDS encoding NAD-dependent malic enzyme has translation MSVPSGATTYMIFRLQIDKELTSLGDIAATIEKTGGDIVGIDVISSGRTSTVRDITVNVFDQTHSQLIGESLRSLSGVKVIHVSDRTFLVHLGGKIEINSKIPVKNRDDLSRVYTPGVAQICTAIAEEPSKAYLLTIKRNMIAVVSDGTAVLGLGDIGPLAAMPVMEGKAMLFKQFAGVDAFPICLDTKDPDEIVSIIKAIAPAFGGINLEDISSPRCFEIEERLKRELDIPVFHDDQHGTAVVLLAGLLNALKITGKQMSDIKVVVNGIGAAGIACSKMLLAAGVRNLIGVDRYGAINRNTQYDNAHWTEFAQMTNPNLEAGSLSDVIQHADVFIGVSAPNILTVDDVRSMARDPIVFAMANPMPEIDPELAKPYVRVMATGRSDKPNQINNVLCFPGIFRGALDCRASEINEEMKLAAAQAIASVVTDEELNETYIIPSVFNQKVVEKVREAVVEAAYRTGVARKSMRDPNKE, from the coding sequence ATGTCAGTTCCAAGCGGTGCAACGACTTATATGATTTTTCGGCTTCAAATAGATAAAGAGTTAACCTCGCTCGGCGATATCGCTGCTACCATAGAAAAGACAGGGGGAGACATTGTAGGCATAGATGTCATTTCTTCCGGTCGCACGAGTACTGTCCGCGATATTACTGTGAATGTTTTCGATCAAACACATAGCCAGCTTATCGGCGAGTCTCTTCGAAGTCTAAGCGGTGTAAAGGTGATTCACGTATCGGACCGTACCTTCCTTGTCCACTTAGGTGGGAAGATTGAGATAAATTCGAAAATTCCAGTCAAAAACCGTGACGATTTGTCCCGGGTGTATACCCCTGGGGTCGCTCAAATTTGTACCGCCATTGCGGAAGAGCCAAGCAAAGCCTATTTGCTGACGATCAAACGGAATATGATCGCAGTGGTATCCGACGGTACGGCTGTACTTGGGCTTGGCGACATCGGACCGTTGGCCGCGATGCCAGTGATGGAAGGCAAAGCGATGCTGTTCAAACAATTCGCGGGCGTGGATGCATTCCCAATCTGCCTTGACACGAAGGATCCGGACGAAATCGTCAGCATCATCAAAGCGATAGCTCCAGCGTTTGGAGGCATCAATCTAGAGGACATATCGTCGCCTCGCTGCTTTGAGATCGAAGAACGGCTGAAGCGTGAACTCGATATTCCCGTGTTTCATGATGACCAACACGGGACGGCTGTCGTGCTGCTTGCCGGATTGTTGAATGCGCTGAAAATAACAGGCAAACAAATGTCGGACATTAAAGTTGTTGTTAACGGCATTGGGGCGGCAGGTATCGCTTGCTCTAAGATGCTGCTCGCCGCTGGCGTGCGTAACTTAATCGGAGTGGACCGCTATGGCGCGATTAACCGAAATACACAGTACGACAATGCGCATTGGACCGAGTTTGCCCAGATGACGAATCCGAACTTGGAAGCAGGGAGTTTGTCCGACGTTATCCAGCATGCGGATGTATTCATTGGCGTTTCCGCTCCTAACATTTTAACAGTAGATGATGTTCGATCCATGGCGAGGGACCCGATTGTCTTCGCGATGGCGAACCCCATGCCGGAGATCGATCCCGAGCTTGCCAAGCCCTATGTGAGAGTGATGGCTACAGGGAGATCTGATAAGCCGAATCAAATCAATAACGTTCTTTGCTTTCCCGGTATTTTCCGCGGCGCTTTGGATTGCAGGGCGAGTGAGATCAATGAGGAAATGAAGCTGGCGGCTGCTCAGGCTATTGCATCCGTAGTAACCGATGAAGAATTGAATGAGACTTATATTATCCCAAGCGTTTTTAACCAGAAAGTGGTGGAAAAGGTAAGGGAGGCAGTTGTTGAAGCAGCCTATCGTACAGGGGTGGCACGCAAGAGCATGAGAGATCCCAATAAGGAGTAG
- the aspA gene encoding aspartate ammonia-lyase, with amino-acid sequence MTTAQLRVEKDFLGSKEVPIDAYFGIQTLRAVENFPITGYRIHEELIRAMATVKKAAAVANMEIRQLNPRIGNAVVQAAQEIIDGKWHDQFIVDPIQGGAGTSINMNANEVIANRAIELLGGIKGDYFAVSPNTHVNMAQSTNDAFPTAIHIAALSQIEKLLVTMEQLLEAFRNKAVQFDSIIKMGRTHLQDGVPIRLGQEFEAYSRVLARDMKRIKQTRDHLYEVNMGATAVGTGLNADPRYIKRVVEVLAELSGLPLINAEHLVDATQNTDAYTEVSSALKVCMINMSKIANDLRLLASGPRAGLGEIQLPARQPGSSIMPGKVNPVMAEVVNQVAFQVIGNDHTICLASEAGQLELNVMEPVLVFNLLQSLSMMNQVFQAFRVYCLEGIEANVERCKQYVEQSVGVITALNPHLGYEVVARIAREAILTGKPVRELCLIYNVLTEEELQIILDPYEMTNPGIAGAELLEGKQ; translated from the coding sequence ATGACAACAGCTCAGTTAAGGGTGGAAAAAGACTTTCTTGGTTCAAAGGAAGTACCTATAGATGCTTATTTCGGGATTCAAACACTGCGTGCAGTCGAAAACTTCCCGATAACAGGTTACCGCATTCATGAAGAATTAATTCGTGCTATGGCAACTGTGAAAAAAGCGGCAGCGGTGGCGAACATGGAGATCAGGCAGTTGAACCCTCGCATCGGGAATGCTGTCGTTCAAGCGGCACAGGAGATTATTGATGGTAAATGGCATGATCAATTCATCGTCGATCCGATACAAGGCGGAGCGGGTACATCCATCAACATGAATGCCAACGAGGTCATCGCCAATCGGGCTATCGAACTGCTCGGGGGTATAAAGGGAGATTATTTTGCAGTAAGTCCCAATACGCATGTGAATATGGCTCAGTCAACCAATGATGCGTTTCCAACCGCGATTCATATTGCCGCACTCTCTCAGATTGAGAAGCTGCTGGTGACGATGGAACAGCTGCTCGAGGCGTTTCGCAACAAAGCCGTTCAATTCGACAGTATTATCAAAATGGGCCGGACCCATCTGCAGGACGGCGTACCCATTCGACTGGGACAGGAGTTTGAGGCATACAGTCGGGTGCTGGCTCGCGATATGAAGCGGATTAAGCAAACACGTGATCATTTATATGAAGTCAACATGGGCGCAACAGCCGTTGGAACTGGTTTAAATGCAGACCCGCGCTACATTAAGCGGGTTGTAGAAGTGCTTGCTGAGCTGAGTGGACTGCCGCTTATCAATGCCGAACATCTGGTGGATGCGACGCAGAATACGGATGCTTACACCGAGGTGTCGTCTGCATTGAAGGTGTGCATGATCAATATGTCCAAGATTGCCAATGACTTGCGATTGCTCGCTTCAGGACCTCGCGCCGGTCTCGGGGAGATTCAGCTGCCTGCACGCCAACCGGGTTCTTCTATTATGCCTGGCAAGGTGAATCCAGTGATGGCGGAGGTCGTCAATCAAGTAGCCTTCCAGGTCATCGGCAACGATCACACGATATGTCTGGCGTCCGAGGCGGGACAGCTTGAGCTTAATGTGATGGAGCCTGTGCTGGTGTTCAATTTATTGCAGTCGCTTAGCATGATGAATCAAGTATTCCAAGCATTCCGCGTGTATTGTTTGGAAGGGATCGAAGCTAACGTGGAGCGCTGCAAACAATATGTGGAGCAAAGTGTAGGCGTGATTACGGCGCTTAACCCACATCTCGGCTATGAAGTGGTGGCGCGTATTGCGCGAGAAGCCATTTTAACAGGAAAGCCTGTTAGAGAGCTCTGTCTGATCTACAATGTTTTGACGGAAGAGGAACTGCAGATTATTCTTGATCCTTATGAGATGACAAACCCGGGGATCGCGGGAGCTGAGCTGCTGGAAGGCAAGCAATAA
- a CDS encoding cation:dicarboxylate symporter family transporter: MKKFGLAFQILFGLILGIIVGAIFFGNPTVESYLKPLGDIFIRLIKMIVVPIVVSSLVVGVAGVGDMKRLGKLGGKTILYFEIVTTIAIIFGLVVANILKPGAGVNMSTLAKTDINKYVEATEKVTSHSFIDTFVNIVPRNVFESFVAGDMLAIIFFSVFLGLGIAAVGEKGKPVLSFFQGLSESMFWVTNQIMKFAPLGVFGLIGVTVSKFGIGSLVPLGKLVLAVYLGMFLFVFVVLGLIAKLCGTSVMTIIRILKDELILAFSTASSETAMPKMMEKMEKFGVPKAITSFVIPTGYSFNLDGSTLYQAIAALFIAQMYGIDMSISAQITLMLALMLTSKGIAGVPGASFIVLLATLGSVGIPLEGLAFIAGIDRILDMARTAVNVIGNSIAAVVMAKWEGQYDNKKGKQYVESVKKAA; the protein is encoded by the coding sequence ATGAAAAAATTCGGATTAGCATTTCAAATTTTGTTTGGTCTCATTTTGGGGATTATCGTAGGAGCTATATTTTTCGGAAACCCAACTGTTGAGAGCTACTTAAAGCCATTGGGCGATATTTTCATCCGTTTGATTAAAATGATTGTCGTTCCTATCGTCGTTTCTTCGCTTGTTGTCGGAGTAGCGGGCGTTGGGGATATGAAAAGGCTGGGCAAGCTTGGCGGAAAGACAATTCTTTATTTTGAAATCGTAACGACGATTGCCATTATTTTTGGATTAGTCGTGGCCAATATATTGAAGCCTGGAGCAGGCGTCAATATGTCTACGCTTGCCAAGACGGATATTAACAAATACGTCGAAGCGACGGAGAAGGTGACCAGCCACAGCTTCATTGATACGTTCGTCAATATCGTTCCAAGAAACGTGTTTGAATCTTTTGTTGCAGGGGATATGCTGGCAATTATTTTCTTCTCGGTATTTCTTGGCTTGGGCATTGCCGCAGTTGGTGAGAAAGGGAAACCGGTTTTATCATTCTTTCAGGGGCTCTCCGAATCGATGTTTTGGGTGACCAACCAAATTATGAAATTTGCACCTCTTGGTGTTTTCGGATTGATTGGTGTGACGGTATCCAAATTCGGGATAGGCTCCTTGGTTCCACTAGGTAAGTTGGTGCTTGCTGTGTACCTTGGAATGTTCCTGTTCGTGTTCGTCGTACTTGGCTTGATCGCAAAGCTTTGCGGCACCAGTGTAATGACCATTATTCGCATACTCAAAGATGAGCTGATCCTCGCTTTCTCTACAGCAAGCTCGGAAACGGCCATGCCTAAGATGATGGAGAAAATGGAAAAGTTCGGTGTACCGAAAGCCATCACCTCTTTTGTCATTCCTACGGGCTATTCATTCAACCTGGACGGATCTACGTTGTATCAAGCCATAGCTGCTCTATTTATTGCTCAAATGTATGGCATTGACATGTCGATCAGCGCTCAGATCACTTTGATGCTTGCTCTGATGCTCACTTCCAAAGGGATTGCTGGTGTGCCGGGTGCATCTTTTATCGTGCTGCTGGCTACCCTGGGATCGGTTGGGATTCCGCTCGAAGGACTTGCTTTTATCGCAGGAATTGACCGTATTCTGGATATGGCCCGTACGGCTGTCAATGTGATCGGCAATTCGATTGCCGCGGTTGTCATGGCGAAGTGGGAAGGGCAGTACGATAACAAAAAAGGAAAGCAATATGTAGAGTCTGTTAAGAAAGCTGCGTAA
- a CDS encoding sensor histidine kinase, producing the protein MKEKWFLLILMIISVPIAGELNFYPFRDEFRVSLGTPTFFLFLLWLRTPSPLISGLLVGISVALFRTGLQAFLDSDWNWSASFHHHYPVFFYYLTYGIVFTAVRMNRYHNRPLIVGFLGVSIEIAATSAELLFRYTSITEMTSLTTWNQIALIAFFRSFFVLGIFNIVKLRHSRAAEEQQRKENEKMIMLISELYEESIQLKKTLHNAEYITRVSYELYRSLKDVHLQGIDDLSQKALRIAGQVHEIKKDNQRIYAGLSGLISHDSDYLPMDELAGIVLRSNEKYARSLSKKIAFSLQIDGEFPLCHVYATLSLLNNLVTNAVEAIRESGCIRISVIRNGDDIVINVIDNGPGIAPKHHERIFMPGFTTKYDESGNPSTGIGLAFVKQEVELLHGTIRVQAGSDGVGANFIITLPVSQIGKEE; encoded by the coding sequence TTGAAGGAAAAATGGTTCCTGCTCATACTCATGATCATTTCGGTTCCCATCGCAGGCGAGTTGAATTTCTATCCGTTTCGAGATGAGTTTCGGGTTAGCTTAGGCACCCCCACCTTCTTCCTTTTCCTGTTGTGGCTGCGGACTCCATCCCCTCTTATCTCAGGTCTTCTTGTCGGGATATCCGTTGCACTCTTTCGCACAGGGCTTCAGGCGTTCCTTGACTCAGATTGGAACTGGTCCGCTTCCTTTCATCATCATTATCCGGTATTCTTCTACTACCTGACCTATGGAATCGTCTTCACGGCCGTTCGTATGAACCGGTATCATAATCGGCCGCTTATAGTCGGCTTTCTGGGCGTTTCGATTGAAATCGCCGCGACGTCGGCGGAACTACTATTTCGATATACATCCATCACCGAGATGACTTCTCTTACCACCTGGAATCAGATTGCATTAATTGCTTTTTTTCGCAGTTTTTTCGTGCTAGGTATTTTCAATATCGTGAAGTTGCGACATTCGAGGGCAGCCGAAGAGCAACAGCGCAAAGAAAACGAGAAGATGATCATGCTTATCTCCGAGCTTTATGAAGAATCTATTCAGTTGAAGAAAACGCTGCACAATGCGGAATATATAACGCGGGTTAGCTATGAACTCTATCGGTCTTTAAAGGATGTACATCTACAGGGGATCGATGACTTGTCGCAAAAAGCACTCCGAATCGCCGGTCAGGTTCATGAAATCAAAAAAGATAATCAACGGATTTATGCGGGGTTGTCCGGTTTAATTTCACATGATAGCGATTACTTACCCATGGATGAATTGGCCGGAATCGTCTTACGTTCTAATGAGAAATATGCCAGATCCCTCAGCAAGAAGATTGCATTCTCACTCCAGATCGATGGCGAATTCCCATTATGTCACGTGTATGCCACCTTATCCTTGCTCAATAACCTAGTGACTAATGCCGTTGAAGCAATTCGGGAGTCGGGCTGTATCAGGATTAGCGTGATACGAAACGGAGATGATATCGTTATTAATGTTATTGATAACGGTCCGGGTATTGCGCCTAAGCATCATGAACGGATCTTCATGCCAGGGTTTACTACGAAATACGATGAATCCGGCAACCCTTCCACGGGTATAGGGCTCGCTTTCGTGAAACAAGAAGTCGAGCTGCTTCATGGAACCATACGGGTTCAAGCCGGCAGTGATGGGGTTGGTGCTAATTTCATCATCACATTGCCAGTGAGCCAGATAGGAAAGGAGGAATAG
- a CDS encoding DNA-binding domain-containing protein, with translation MRFFIIDDDPAVRYMLEQIIEDEDLGSIVGEAPDGAHIDSDLLALKQVDIVLIDLLMPDRDGIETVREISGKFEGKIIMISQVESKEMIGLAYSCGIEYYITKPINRLELIAVIRKVSELLRLHQSIRNIQKSLSAIGMNGVLTEKDPTSSAKTIVTSGNYVLSDLGLIGESGCKDLLEMLDYLYRADMNQPLALNFPPLHEIFQNVAEKKLTPSASDSDLRKEVKAAEQRVRRTVNQALTNLASLGLLDYSNPKFEEYSNKFFDLSDVRKRMRELENKEDESQSIIRQNTKKFIQVLYLEAKKLISQL, from the coding sequence ATGCGTTTTTTTATTATCGATGACGATCCGGCCGTACGTTACATGCTGGAGCAAATTATCGAGGATGAGGATTTGGGAAGTATCGTAGGTGAAGCCCCAGATGGGGCACACATTGACAGCGATCTACTTGCCCTCAAACAAGTGGATATCGTTCTTATCGATTTATTGATGCCTGATCGTGACGGTATAGAAACCGTTCGTGAGATTTCCGGTAAGTTCGAAGGCAAAATCATCATGATTTCTCAAGTAGAGTCGAAGGAAATGATTGGGTTGGCTTATTCCTGCGGAATTGAGTATTATATCACGAAACCGATCAACCGATTGGAATTGATCGCCGTTATTCGTAAGGTTTCCGAGCTGCTTAGGCTGCACCAATCCATAAGAAACATTCAGAAATCACTAAGCGCCATCGGCATGAACGGCGTCCTTACGGAGAAAGATCCGACTTCCAGTGCAAAAACAATAGTAACAAGCGGGAATTATGTCTTATCGGACCTTGGATTAATCGGTGAATCCGGCTGCAAAGATTTATTGGAGATGCTAGATTATTTGTATCGTGCCGATATGAATCAACCGCTCGCGCTTAACTTTCCACCGCTTCATGAAATTTTTCAAAACGTCGCCGAAAAAAAATTAACTCCCTCAGCCTCCGACAGCGATTTGAGAAAAGAAGTCAAAGCAGCCGAGCAGCGGGTACGACGGACTGTGAACCAAGCGCTAACAAACCTAGCCTCCCTTGGATTGCTTGATTATTCGAATCCTAAGTTTGAGGAATACTCGAACAAATTTTTTGATCTAAGCGATGTCCGCAAAAGAATGAGGGAATTGGAGAATAAGGAAGATGAATCTCAAAGTATCATCCGACAAAATACAAAAAAGTTTATTCAGGTGCTTTATTTGGAAGCCAAAAAATTGATTAGCCAGCTGTGA
- a CDS encoding DUF6526 family protein, giving the protein MKNDNQNYANHRRIHPLYHFVFTLLSLGLVILSVTQLIKSVQSGDQVLPAILFLLISISIVIVLIIVRTYPLKAQDRAIRAEENLRHYVLTQKLLDTKLTMGQITALRFASDEEFPTLCKKASAEQLSPDAIKKSIKSWRSDNYRV; this is encoded by the coding sequence ATGAAGAACGACAATCAAAACTATGCGAATCATCGTAGAATACACCCGCTGTATCACTTTGTATTTACTTTGCTTTCGTTAGGATTGGTGATTTTATCCGTCACCCAGCTTATTAAGTCGGTGCAATCCGGGGATCAAGTGCTGCCCGCGATTCTTTTTCTACTCATTTCGATCAGTATAGTCATTGTACTTATAATTGTTCGTACCTATCCTTTAAAAGCGCAGGATCGCGCGATACGGGCAGAAGAAAATCTCAGGCATTATGTGTTGACCCAGAAGCTGCTGGATACCAAGCTCACGATGGGGCAAATTACAGCTTTGCGCTTTGCTTCCGATGAGGAGTTTCCTACACTTTGTAAGAAAGCTTCTGCTGAGCAGTTATCGCCTGACGCGATTAAGAAGTCGATCAAGAGCTGGAGAAGCGACAATTACCGAGTATAG
- a CDS encoding DNA-binding protein translates to MNTFEDWNQKVKSTFNATSNEEVLTVMEAGESLGLSKDQMKLYVDKNKLTKVPIMRSVHRYLLLKSEIDEIVGKS, encoded by the coding sequence ATGAATACTTTTGAAGACTGGAATCAAAAAGTGAAGTCAACGTTCAACGCTACAAGTAATGAAGAAGTACTAACCGTTATGGAAGCGGGAGAATCATTAGGTCTTTCTAAAGATCAGATGAAACTGTATGTGGACAAAAACAAATTAACCAAAGTGCCAATTATGAGAAGTGTACATCGGTACCTTTTATTAAAAAGTGAGATTGATGAGATTGTGGGGAAATCATGA
- a CDS encoding GTP pyrophosphokinase family protein, translating into MNQLSINDLKRFKNELTRFMMTYKFALDEIETRIEILVQEFEMLHEYNPIEHTKSRLKSPESIFHKLNRKGGDLSFSGIKESIKDIAGMRITCSFVSDIYVISQMLKSQGDLKVLDEKDYIKNPKPNGYQSLHLIIEVPVHMSDRLESVCIEVQIRTIAMDFWASLEHKIYYKFNQGNQAVPARLLDELKQAAAAASALDLQMERLHAEIEVIKEEHSETMDDKLNRIIINNQQFALPQALLELLNDEDVK; encoded by the coding sequence ATGAATCAACTTTCGATCAATGATTTAAAACGATTCAAGAACGAACTGACACGATTTATGATGACGTATAAGTTCGCACTGGATGAGATAGAGACCAGAATTGAAATTCTTGTGCAGGAGTTCGAAATGCTGCATGAATATAACCCGATTGAACATACTAAATCACGCTTGAAGTCCCCGGAAAGTATCTTTCACAAGCTCAATAGAAAGGGAGGCGATCTCTCGTTCTCAGGGATTAAGGAGAGTATTAAGGACATCGCAGGGATGCGGATTACGTGTTCGTTTGTCTCTGATATTTATGTCATAAGCCAGATGCTGAAGAGTCAAGGCGACCTTAAAGTACTAGATGAAAAGGATTATATTAAGAACCCAAAGCCTAATGGCTACCAAAGTCTTCATTTGATCATCGAAGTGCCTGTACATATGTCGGATCGACTAGAAAGTGTGTGCATCGAAGTTCAGATTCGAACGATTGCAATGGACTTTTGGGCAAGTTTGGAGCATAAAATCTATTATAAGTTCAATCAAGGCAATCAAGCTGTACCAGCGCGGCTTCTGGATGAATTAAAGCAAGCGGCTGCAGCCGCGTCAGCTTTGGATCTGCAAATGGAACGCTTGCATGCCGAAATTGAAGTCATTAAAGAAGAGCATTCGGAAACAATGGACGATAAGTTGAATCGAATTATTATTAACAATCAGCAATTTGCCCTGCCACAAGCGCTGCTGGAGCTTTTAAACGATGAGGATGTGAAGTAG
- a CDS encoding type II toxin-antitoxin system death-on-curing family toxin produces MPPQSSAFGDVAYPSIYQKAAALFEFLGQHLPFQNANKRTAFTALVTFLRYNDYRFSMDNKAAEDLTVDMVNHQYSFDDVAEIFRRHTVPID; encoded by the coding sequence TTGCCCCCGCAATCATCAGCCTTTGGAGATGTTGCTTATCCAAGCATCTATCAAAAAGCAGCAGCTTTGTTCGAATTCTTGGGACAACATCTCCCCTTTCAAAATGCGAACAAACGTACAGCCTTTACTGCACTAGTCACCTTTCTCCGTTACAACGATTATCGTTTCTCGATGGATAACAAGGCTGCGGAAGATTTGACAGTAGACATGGTTAACCACCAATATTCTTTCGATGACGTAGCTGAGATATTCAGGAGACATACAGTGCCCATTGACTAA
- a CDS encoding DUF3231 family protein: MNIMEVLNDAIKPFLDGEKPPLNVGEVMNLWFYLTATDQTMRGEKVSFNIVEDLELKEKLKEVINDVHGPIFAELTEFLKAEGVPVPEATPVIPIGDFRNIPEGSKLSDEEVANLLSFNIVLGISYACRGMTEAVRPDVAAMFAKFQMKKFTYAITLKDVLMRKGWFKAPPYFKP; encoded by the coding sequence ATGAATATCATGGAAGTACTCAATGATGCGATTAAGCCGTTTCTGGATGGTGAAAAACCGCCTTTAAACGTCGGAGAAGTCATGAATCTGTGGTTTTATTTGACTGCAACGGATCAAACAATGCGCGGTGAAAAGGTGTCTTTTAATATTGTAGAGGATCTAGAACTTAAGGAGAAGCTGAAAGAAGTCATTAACGATGTTCATGGTCCAATTTTTGCAGAGCTAACTGAGTTTTTAAAAGCAGAAGGCGTCCCGGTGCCCGAGGCAACGCCGGTTATACCGATTGGCGATTTTCGAAATATTCCGGAGGGCTCCAAACTGTCTGATGAGGAAGTAGCGAATCTTCTCAGCTTCAATATTGTACTGGGAATTTCTTATGCTTGCCGGGGCATGACAGAGGCAGTACGGCCGGATGTTGCGGCAATGTTCGCCAAATTTCAGATGAAGAAGTTTACATACGCGATAACGTTAAAAGATGTATTAATGAGAAAAGGGTGGTTTAAAGCACCTCCGTATTTCAAACCATAA
- a CDS encoding GMC family oxidoreductase N-terminal domain-containing protein, which produces MTDPDVIVIGSGGGGAVIAKELGEKGLQVLVLEAGPWYGNSQWPDPNTNRGAQSSSKPDDLNIFLFKEQYNKNEDEMNDLITGRLRWGPADRNRPPWFRSVTERGFVWQNSGVGGTTQSYLANSPRAFPVTVDHVWPISYRELIPYYEKVEATLPVEFAPMTSKEELFFYGAKKAGWQLIPTLNVTVPGYRPQPNAILPPNKNLTNPDYSVEQLSWMQGCTLAGHCINGCPHGPSVDKIAKRSTNVSYVPLALKTGRVTIRPNAFVTQILTETHLTEGLRAIGVRIRETWTGETEEIRAGVVVMATGTIESPRLWLNSGLPSNPWVGRGLVNHYFDWVTGMFDEKDLVAILGSPDINPFVGHTSGGRLDYPGLGSIQVTGMSPGLSASMSYGLSQSGYSSMQPPLTGMPWYAKGRVIGPELQQWMENYRRTLSIVIFADDEVNYRNGVTVDPANKDENGPVPKVSYVPGQRGSWNRNELVKIAVEILRKAGAKKVLRTDWPASLMIHMESTMRMGFVVDDSCESYQTKRLYIADNSVHFNALGGANPTLTTQALATRTADKLVEKYF; this is translated from the coding sequence ATGACTGACCCTGATGTTATTGTGATCGGTTCGGGTGGCGGTGGAGCCGTGATTGCCAAAGAGCTTGGGGAAAAGGGCCTTCAGGTCTTGGTGTTGGAGGCAGGTCCCTGGTATGGGAATTCACAGTGGCCTGATCCGAATACGAACCGCGGAGCTCAAAGCAGCTCCAAACCGGATGATTTGAATATATTCCTTTTCAAGGAGCAGTACAACAAGAATGAAGATGAAATGAATGACTTGATCACAGGGAGACTTCGCTGGGGGCCTGCGGATAGAAATCGCCCTCCGTGGTTCCGGAGTGTAACGGAGCGAGGGTTTGTTTGGCAAAATTCCGGCGTAGGAGGGACGACGCAATCTTATCTTGCCAATTCGCCCCGCGCTTTTCCCGTGACGGTTGATCATGTTTGGCCGATTTCTTATCGCGAACTTATTCCTTATTATGAAAAAGTCGAAGCGACGCTGCCGGTTGAGTTTGCTCCAATGACTTCCAAAGAGGAGCTGTTTTTTTACGGTGCAAAAAAGGCCGGCTGGCAGCTGATTCCCACATTGAATGTGACAGTTCCTGGCTATCGCCCGCAGCCCAACGCCATTTTGCCTCCGAATAAGAACCTTACCAATCCAGATTATTCCGTTGAACAGTTGTCTTGGATGCAAGGTTGTACTCTTGCCGGTCATTGTATCAACGGATGCCCGCACGGGCCTTCTGTGGATAAAATTGCAAAGCGTTCAACCAACGTTAGCTATGTCCCGCTAGCCTTAAAGACAGGCCGTGTAACCATAAGGCCCAATGCCTTTGTCACCCAAATTTTGACGGAAACTCATCTGACGGAAGGCTTGCGAGCAATTGGCGTGCGCATACGGGAAACATGGACAGGGGAGACAGAAGAGATTAGAGCCGGAGTCGTGGTCATGGCTACGGGAACGATCGAAAGTCCCCGGCTTTGGCTAAATTCTGGTTTGCCCAGTAATCCATGGGTTGGACGGGGGCTGGTTAATCATTATTTTGACTGGGTCACGGGTATGTTCGATGAAAAAGATCTGGTCGCCATTCTGGGAAGTCCGGATATCAATCCCTTTGTTGGCCATACATCAGGGGGGAGGCTTGACTATCCTGGACTTGGATCCATTCAGGTTACAGGGATGAGCCCCGGACTAAGCGCCTCTATGAGCTATGGATTAAGTCAGTCTGGATACAGCTCCATGCAGCCGCCCCTTACCGGTATGCCATGGTATGCTAAAGGCCGAGTTATAGGGCCTGAGCTGCAGCAATGGATGGAAAACTATCGAAGAACGTTAAGCATAGTTATATTTGCAGACGATGAGGTTAATTATAGAAACGGGGTTACGGTTGATCCTGCAAATAAGGATGAAAATGGACCTGTCCCGAAGGTGAGCTATGTTCCCGGACAACGGGGGAGTTGGAACCGTAACGAACTGGTTAAAATCGCCGTGGAAATTTTGCGGAAAGCAGGAGCCAAGAAGGTGCTCCGGACCGACTGGCCGGCCTCTCTGATGATACATATGGAAAGCACCATGAGGATGGGGTTTGTCGTAGATGACAGCTGTGAATCCTATCAGACAAAGCGGTTATATATTGCTGATAATAGTGTGCATTTTAACGCATTGGGCGGGGCGAATCCAACGCTTACAACGCAAGCTCTCGCTACACGAACAGCTGACAAACTGGTTGAAAAATATTTTTAA